A single region of the Manihot esculenta cultivar AM560-2 chromosome 12, M.esculenta_v8, whole genome shotgun sequence genome encodes:
- the LOC110628314 gene encoding probable BOI-related E3 ubiquitin-protein ligase 2 isoform X2: MTPMLHPNKRARETEDFSRQQKLQISLNYNMCQEEAARSASVPNPNPVSTGLRLSYDDDERNSSVTSASGSMTVAPSVILSLGENIRTELDRQKEEFDQYIKIQAEHLSTGVRDMKQRHIASFLAAIEKGVSKKLREKDVEIENMNRKNKELVERIKQVAMEAQNWHYRAKYNESIVNVLKSNLQQAISQGADQGKEGFGDSEVDDAASYIAPSNYLNIPGGNARPLTRNCQGLIEHVTCRACKSKEVSMLLMPCRHLCLCRDCDMLINVCPVCQLIKTSSVQVYLS; encoded by the exons ATGACCCCTATGCTTCACCCCAATAAGAGAGCCAGGGAAACAGAAGATTTCAGTAGACAGCAAAAACTACAGATTTCCTTAAATTACAACATGTGTCAGGAGGAAGCTGCCCGATCAGCTAGCGTACCAAATCCAAATCCTGTATCAACTGGGTTACGGTTGtcttatgatgatgatgaacgAAATTCTTCTGTAACTTCTGCAAGTGGAAGTATGACAGTGGCACCATCAGTCATCCTGTCCCTTGGTGAGAATATTAGGACTGAGCTTGATCGGCAGAAAGAAGAATTTGATCAGTATATTAAAATTCAG GCAGAGCATTTGTCTACGGGGGTGAGGGACATGAAGCAGAGGCATATTGCTTCTTTTCTTGCTGCCATTGAGAAGGGTGTAAGCAAGAAGCTGCGGGAAAAAGACGTAGAAATAGAAAATATGAATCGTAAAAACAAGGAGTTAGTTGAGAGAATAAAGCAGGTGGCCATGGAAGCTCAGAATTGGCATTACAGAGCAAAATACAACGAGTCAATTGTGAATGTTCTCAAGAGCAACCTCCAGCAGGCAATTTCACAGGGTGCTGACCAAGGGAAGGAAGGATTTGGAGACAGTGAGGTCGATGATGCTGCTTCTTACATTGCTCCTAGCAACTACCTGAACATTCCAGGTGGGAATGCAAGACCTCTGACCAGGAATTGCCAAGGCTTGATTGAACATGTAACCTGCAGGGCATGCAAGTCAAAGGAGGTAAGCATGTTGTTGATGCCTTGTAGGCATTTATGTTTATGTAGAGATTGCGACATGTTAATCAATGTTTGCCCTGTATGCCAGTTGATCAAAACTTCTAGCGTTCAAGTGTACTTGTCGTAA
- the LOC110628315 gene encoding RNA-binding protein 48 isoform X1: protein MPRYKDEPPAIRVYTVCDESRYLIVRNVPALGCGDDLCNLFASYGDVEDFKPMDAEDCDQFTDVYWIKFRLVSNARFAKRKLDEFVFLGNRLQVSYAPHFESPSDTKDKLEGRRKEVLARLNPGRSGPRVHNAGSSSEASSVAATSQTNYISQHTNSDQFWNAGGSQNKSQINDPPITQVSSDQEYFPSYSMNQTVRLVREKLNKIQSSTEHLQAAPASKKSRVDNRRRI, encoded by the exons ATGCCTCGATACAAAGACGAACCTCCTGCAATTCGCGTTTACACAGTCTGCGATGAATCAAG ATATTTGATTGTCAGAAATGTTCCCGCTTTGGGTTGCGGCGATGATTTGTGCAACCTTTTTGCTTCCTATGGAGACGTTGAAGA CTTTAAACCCATGGATGCAGAAGACTGTGATCAATTTACAGATGTTTACTGGATCAAATTTCGTTTGGTCAGCAATGCCAG GTTTGCAAAGCGAAAATTGGATGAGTTTGTTTTTCTGGGGAATCGATTGCAGGTATCATATGCACCTCATTTCGAGAGCCCCTCTGATACCAAAGACAAGTTAGAAGGGAGAAGAAAGGAAGTTCTTGCGAGATTGAACC CTGGAAGATCGGGGCCTAGGGTTCATAATGCGGGTTCTTCAAGTGAGGCTTCATCGGTTGCAGCTACATCACAAACAAACTACATTTCTCAGCATACAAACTCCGATCAATTTTG GAACGCTGGAGGATCACAAAATAAGTCTCAGATAAATGATCCTCCCATTACTCAGGTTTCCTCTGATCAG GAATATTTTCCTTCCTACTCTATGAATCAGACTGTTAGGCTGGTCAGAGAAAAGCTCAATAAG ATTCAATCAAGTACCGAGCACCTACAAGCTGCTCCTGCATCCAAGAAATCACGAGTTGACAATAGAAGAAGAATCTGA
- the LOC110628315 gene encoding uncharacterized protein LOC110628315 isoform X2 has translation MFPLWVAAMICATFLLPMETLKSNFKPMDAEDCDQFTDVYWIKFRLVSNARFAKRKLDEFVFLGNRLQVSYAPHFESPSDTKDKLEGRRKEVLARLNPGRSGPRVHNAGSSSEASSVAATSQTNYISQHTNSDQFWNAGGSQNKSQINDPPITQVSSDQEYFPSYSMNQTVRLVREKLNKIQSSTEHLQAAPASKKSRVDNRRRI, from the exons ATGTTCCCGCTTTGGGTTGCGGCGATGATTTGTGCAACCTTTTTGCTTCCTATGGAGACGTTGAAGAGTAA CTTTAAACCCATGGATGCAGAAGACTGTGATCAATTTACAGATGTTTACTGGATCAAATTTCGTTTGGTCAGCAATGCCAG GTTTGCAAAGCGAAAATTGGATGAGTTTGTTTTTCTGGGGAATCGATTGCAGGTATCATATGCACCTCATTTCGAGAGCCCCTCTGATACCAAAGACAAGTTAGAAGGGAGAAGAAAGGAAGTTCTTGCGAGATTGAACC CTGGAAGATCGGGGCCTAGGGTTCATAATGCGGGTTCTTCAAGTGAGGCTTCATCGGTTGCAGCTACATCACAAACAAACTACATTTCTCAGCATACAAACTCCGATCAATTTTG GAACGCTGGAGGATCACAAAATAAGTCTCAGATAAATGATCCTCCCATTACTCAGGTTTCCTCTGATCAG GAATATTTTCCTTCCTACTCTATGAATCAGACTGTTAGGCTGGTCAGAGAAAAGCTCAATAAG ATTCAATCAAGTACCGAGCACCTACAAGCTGCTCCTGCATCCAAGAAATCACGAGTTGACAATAGAAGAAGAATCTGA